A single genomic interval of Nonomuraea rubra harbors:
- a CDS encoding DUF418 domain-containing protein, producing MVAVERLGPVEQGARQLAPDLARGIMLALIAVANSAIYLYGRPYGIRQHIIEHGWADRLASAVSMTVVDARAYPMFAALFGYGFVHIWNRRRDDAEGRRVLRRRSWWLLAFGAVHATLLFSGDVLGLYGLVGLVLVRLLRVRDRTLLVLAGCWLVPVALSSALVYSTPEGTAQRSYFWSFAVEDPLTALALRPLEWVATPFGLLGVGTAALAGVWAGRRELLSSPDRLRRAALWGPLIGAAGGLPVGLIAAGALTVHDPVTVMALNAVHVVTGIAGGLGYAALIGVLAGRIGQRRGPVVTALAACGQRSLTCYLLQSVVFVALLSPSAGGLGGRLGSAATVALGLFTWAGTVLVAEVMRRAGARGPAEALLRRLVYPRG from the coding sequence GTGGTGGCGGTCGAACGGTTGGGACCGGTGGAGCAGGGAGCGCGGCAGCTCGCCCCTGACCTGGCCAGGGGAATCATGCTGGCGCTGATCGCGGTGGCCAATTCGGCCATCTACCTGTACGGGCGCCCGTACGGCATCAGGCAGCACATCATCGAGCACGGCTGGGCCGACCGGTTGGCCTCGGCGGTGAGCATGACGGTCGTGGACGCACGGGCGTACCCGATGTTCGCGGCCCTGTTCGGCTACGGCTTCGTGCACATCTGGAACCGGCGCCGCGACGACGCCGAGGGGCGGCGTGTGCTCAGGCGGCGCAGCTGGTGGCTGCTGGCGTTCGGCGCGGTCCACGCGACGTTGCTGTTCTCCGGAGACGTGCTCGGCCTGTACGGGCTGGTCGGCCTCGTGCTGGTCCGGTTGTTACGGGTGCGTGACCGGACCCTGCTCGTCCTGGCGGGCTGCTGGCTGGTCCCTGTGGCGCTGTCGTCGGCACTGGTCTACAGCACGCCGGAAGGCACGGCGCAGCGGTCGTACTTCTGGTCGTTCGCCGTCGAGGACCCGCTGACGGCGCTGGCACTACGGCCGCTGGAGTGGGTGGCGACCCCCTTCGGCCTGCTGGGTGTGGGGACCGCGGCGCTGGCCGGCGTGTGGGCGGGGCGACGGGAGCTGCTGTCCTCGCCGGATCGGCTGCGGCGGGCGGCGCTGTGGGGGCCGCTGATCGGCGCGGCCGGCGGGCTGCCGGTGGGGCTGATCGCGGCGGGGGCGCTCACCGTGCACGATCCCGTCACGGTCATGGCGCTCAACGCGGTGCACGTGGTGACGGGGATCGCGGGCGGGCTGGGGTACGCGGCGCTGATCGGCGTGCTGGCCGGCAGGATCGGGCAGCGGCGCGGGCCGGTCGTGACCGCTCTGGCGGCCTGTGGTCAGCGCTCGTTGACGTGTTATCTACTACAGTCAGTGGTGTTCGTGGCGCTTCTGTCCCCCTCCGCGGGTGGGCTCGGCGGAAGGCTGGGATCGGCCGCCACCGTGGCGCTGGGCCTGTTCACCTGGGCGGGCACCGTGCTCGTGGCCGAGGTGATGCGCCGGGCCGGCGCACGCGGGCCCGCCGAGGCGCTGCTGCGCCGCCTGGTCTATCCCCGCGGGTGA
- a CDS encoding sensor histidine kinase — protein sequence MRVRDWDRAWHAVPLAVLAVATVLAVAGSAAPPSALAVTVALAVATALWHGWMVMAHPHWPERALAPMAVYFAGLLALSWVLSARHPAYALLVVACFPMAFVALPGRYAYLGVAATGLLVLGDPFALSASGGLWPKVPAALASVVLAAFIGWIVRAMEAEVGRRRAANQALEEANARLARLGEENAALQGELLAAARRTGVAGERGRLAREIHDTVAQGLAGIVTQLEAAEEVASDPEAVRRRLAIARGLARESLTEVRRSLDDLRPGPLAASRLPDALAALVSGWGETHGVPPTLTITGTARLLHPEVEVTLFRAVQEALSNVARHARARKTVVTLSYMEELVVADIRDDGVGFTPSEADGFGLTAMRQRVGRLSGEVEVESAPGRGTAVSVSVPAIPAAGEGESP from the coding sequence GTGCGGGTACGCGACTGGGATCGGGCCTGGCACGCCGTGCCCCTGGCCGTGCTGGCCGTGGCCACCGTGCTCGCCGTGGCCGGCTCCGCGGCCCCGCCGTCCGCGCTCGCCGTCACCGTGGCGCTGGCCGTGGCCACCGCACTGTGGCACGGCTGGATGGTGATGGCGCATCCGCACTGGCCGGAGCGGGCGCTGGCGCCGATGGCGGTCTACTTCGCGGGGCTGCTGGCGCTGTCGTGGGTGCTGTCGGCGCGGCACCCGGCGTACGCGCTGCTGGTCGTCGCCTGCTTCCCGATGGCGTTCGTGGCGCTGCCCGGCCGCTACGCCTATCTCGGCGTGGCCGCGACCGGGCTCCTGGTGCTGGGCGACCCGTTCGCGCTGTCCGCATCGGGGGGCTTATGGCCCAAGGTGCCGGCGGCGCTGGCATCGGTGGTCTTGGCGGCGTTCATCGGCTGGATCGTCCGGGCGATGGAGGCCGAGGTGGGGCGGCGGCGCGCGGCGAACCAGGCGCTGGAGGAGGCCAACGCGCGCCTGGCGCGGCTCGGCGAGGAGAACGCCGCCCTCCAGGGCGAGCTGCTGGCCGCCGCCCGCCGGACCGGCGTGGCCGGCGAGCGCGGGCGGCTGGCCCGCGAGATCCACGACACCGTCGCCCAGGGGCTGGCGGGCATCGTCACCCAGCTGGAGGCCGCCGAGGAGGTCGCCTCCGACCCCGAGGCGGTACGCCGCCGCCTGGCCATCGCCCGCGGCCTGGCCAGGGAGAGCCTGACCGAGGTCCGCCGCTCCCTCGACGACCTGAGGCCCGGCCCGCTGGCCGCCTCCCGGCTGCCGGACGCGCTGGCGGCGCTGGTGTCCGGCTGGGGCGAGACGCACGGGGTACCCCCGACGCTCACCATCACCGGAACCGCCCGGCTGCTGCACCCCGAGGTCGAGGTGACGCTGTTCCGGGCCGTACAGGAGGCGCTGTCGAACGTGGCCCGCCACGCCCGGGCGCGCAAGACCGTCGTCACGCTGTCGTACATGGAGGAGCTGGTCGTGGCCGACATCAGGGACGACGGGGTCGGGTTCACCCCATCGGAGGCCGACGGCTTCGGGCTGACCGCGATGCGCCAGCGAGTCGGCCGGCTGTCGGGCGAGGTCGAAGTCGAGTCGGCGCCCGGCCGGGGCACCGCGGTGAGCGTGAGCGTGCCCGCCATCCCGGCGGCCGGCGAAGGGGAGAGCCCGTGA
- a CDS encoding response regulator: protein MTVRLVIVDDHPVVRDGLRGMFVEQADLEIVGEAGDGAEGLAVAVREQPDVVLTDLRMPGLGGAEFIGLLTARVPSAQVLVLTTYDGDDDVLPAVAAGAIGFLLKDSPREEVFRAVRAAAAGETVLSPAVAARVLRRVRDPAPRAAELSEREHTVLRLVAGGATNKEAAAALFISETTVKTHLAHIYTKLGVSDRAAAVATAYTRGLLP, encoded by the coding sequence GTGACAGTACGACTGGTGATCGTCGATGACCATCCCGTGGTGCGCGACGGGCTGCGCGGCATGTTCGTCGAGCAGGCCGATCTGGAGATCGTCGGCGAGGCCGGTGACGGCGCGGAGGGGCTGGCGGTGGCCGTACGGGAGCAGCCCGACGTCGTGCTGACCGACCTGCGGATGCCGGGGCTGGGCGGGGCCGAGTTCATCGGGCTGCTGACCGCGCGGGTGCCGTCGGCCCAGGTGCTGGTGCTGACCACGTACGACGGGGACGACGACGTGCTGCCGGCCGTGGCCGCCGGCGCGATCGGCTTCCTGCTGAAGGACTCGCCTCGCGAGGAGGTCTTCCGCGCCGTCCGCGCGGCCGCCGCGGGCGAGACGGTCCTGTCGCCTGCCGTGGCGGCCCGCGTCCTGCGGCGGGTACGTGACCCCGCGCCCCGGGCGGCCGAGCTGAGCGAGCGCGAGCACACCGTGCTGCGGCTGGTGGCGGGTGGCGCGACCAACAAGGAGGCGGCAGCGGCGCTGTTCATCAGCGAGACCACGGTCAAGACCCACCTGGCGCACATCTACACCAAGCTGGGCGTCTCCGACCGGGCCGCCGCGGTCGCCACCGCCTACACGCGCGGCCTGCTGCCCT